AGATGTTGTTGAACATGAACGTCAAATTCAAATTGATATTGCAATGCAATCTGGTAAGCCTCGTGAAATCGCAGAAAAAATGGTTGAAGGCCGTATGCGCAAATTCACTGGTGAAGTATCTTTAAATGGTCAACCATTTGTTATGGATCCTGCTAAAACAGTTGGTGAGTTGCTAAAAGAGAAAAACGCGACTGTTGCAACATTTATTCGTTTTGAAGTAGGTGAAGGTATTGAGAAAGTTGAAGTAGATTTCGCTGCAGAAGTAGCAGCAATGTCAAAACAATCTTAATTGCCGATTAAAATAGCAAAACCGCCTTCTAGGCGGTTTTGTTTATGATCAAAATACTTTAGAATTATATCCACAAGTTAATTATTAATTTAATTCATAGGATTTTTCTGCTATGACAAAACAAACTCCCTACTATAAACGTGTTCTTTTAAAGCTAAGTGGTGAAGCACTACAAGGTGATGAAGGTTTCGGTATTGATGCATCTGTTCTTGATAGAATGGCCTTAGAGATTAAAGAACTAGTCGAAATGGGTGTTGAAGTTGCAGTTGTTATTGGCGGTGGTAATTTATTTAGAGGAGCTGGTCTAGCTAAAGCGGGCATGAACCGTGTTGTTGGCGATCATATGGGAATGCTTGCAACCGTGATGAATGGTCTAGCGATGCGTGATGCACTACATCGAATTGAAATTAACGCGCGTTTAATGTCGGCAATTCCATTGAATGGTGTATGTGATGACTACCGTTGGACAGAAGCGATTAGCTTGCTTAAGCATGGTAAAGTGGTTATTCTTTCAGCTGGAACCGGAAACCCTTTTTTTACTACCGATTCTGCCGCCTGCTTACGAGGAATTGAAATTGAAGCTGATGTAGTATTAAAAGCGACGAAAGTCAATGGTGTTTACTCCGCCGATCCTATCAAAGATCATAATGCAACATTATTTAAAACTCTAAATTACGGGAAAGTGCTAGATGATGAGCTCAAAGTCATGGATCTTGCCGCTTTTACCCTTGCTCGTGATCATAATCTACCTATCTGTGTTTTTAATATGAACAAACCAGGTGCTTTAAAGAGAGTGATTCTTGGGGAACCAGAAGGAACACTTATTAACAATGATGTCACAATAAGTTGCTAATTATAGAAAAGAAGGTTTTATATTATGCTAAATGAGATACAAAAAGACGCTCAGGATAGAATGGAAAAAAGCTTAGATGCTTTCCAAAATCACATTGGCAAAATCCGTACAGGACGAGCCTCACCAAGCTTACTTGATAATATCATGGTTGAATATTATGGTAGCGCTACACCACTACGCCAACTAGCAAACGTTGTCGCTGAAGACTCAAGAACCCTTGCTATTACTGTATTTGATAAATCACTTACCCCCGCTGTTGAAAAATCAATTCTCGCATCAGATTTAGGGTTAAATCCCGCATCAACAGGTACAGTTATTCGTGTTCCACTACCACCATTAACGGAAGAACGACGCCGTGATTTAACAAAAATCGTCCGAAGTGAAGCAGAGCAAGGCCGAGTTTCAATCCGTAACGTAAGACGTGATGCCAATGAGCAAATTAAAGTATTATTGAAAGATAAATCTATCTCTGAAGATGATGAACGCAAAGCTCAAGATATCATTCAAAAGTTAACGGATAGTATGATTAAAAAACTTGATGCCGTTCTCGCGGATAAAGAAAAAGAACTAATGGAATTTTAGTTTTGTAATATTATTAATAATGTTATTAAAAAAAGCCGAGTAGTGACTAACTCGGCTTTTCTATTTGTTAAAAACACACGATTAAGCTTCAATAGCCACGCGTAGTTTTTGTAGTGCATTTTTCTCTAACTGGCGTACTCGTTCAGCTGAAACATTGTATTTAGTCGCTAGTTCTTGCAATGTTGATTTACTATCATCAACGTCAAGCCAACGAGCTTTAATAATATCCTGACTACGCTGATCTAACTGCGATAGCGCATCGTGCAGTTTATCCGTTGCGTCATTCTCCCAATTATCATTTTCAATTGACTTTGAAAAATCTGAACTGGAATCTTCTAAATACAGTGCTGGGGCTACAATAGAATTGTCATCATCATCATTATCAATATCAAACGACATATCTTGCGCTGACATTCTTGATTCCATTTCTAACACATCTTTTCGTGTCACACCAAGCTCATCAGCAACAATGCCAACTTCATCATGGCTAAACCATCCTAAACGTTGCTTGGATTTGCGTAGATTAAAGAATAATTTACGCTGTGCTTTAGTTGTGGCAACTTTGACTATTCGCCAATTTTTTAGTACATACTCATGAATTTCAGCTTTGATCCAATGAACCGCAAATGAAACTAAACGCACCCCCATCTCAGGGTTAAAACGACGAACGGCCTTCATGAGGCCAATATTACCTTCTTGGATCAGATCTGCTTGCGGTAAACCATACCCAGAATAACCGCGAGCGACATGTGCAACAAAACGAAGATGAGACAAAATAAGCTGCCTTGCAGCATCAACATCATCATGATAATAGAGCTTTTCACCTAATGCTTTTTCTTCCTCTGCGCTTAACATTGGATAAGTGTTAATCATGCGCAGATAAGATTCAATATTACCTTGTGGGATCAAAGCAACCGATGGTATTTTTATGTTGTTACTCATATAAAAACTCCCCCTACGTATTTTTTATTTGCTGTTATTTCAATAGAAACAACAAACTAATATTCTGATTATCAAATAATAGTTAATATTACTGATAGTTCTTAATTAGACCATGAAAATGTGATTCAGTTCACATTTTTATCAATAAATAAATATTTAGTCAACCGTTCTAATAATAAAACCACCCGTTAACCAATATGAGCCATGTTTAAATACTTTTTCGTTGCAACCAGTGCAGACAGCCAGCCGATTATTGTTGAAATAAGCGCAATAAATAATGCTTCATCCCAGTTCAAACCTTCTATTTTAAATATTGTTCCAAAAATAGACGAAACATTCAAGATGATCGCATCAATTTGAAAGATAAATATTTCCGATAGAATTAATGCGATGACACCACTGACAAAACCATTAAATATTCCACTATATAAAAATGGACGTAAAATAAACCCCTCTGTAGCGCCAATAAGCTGCATAACCACAATAGTTTGGCGCCTAGCAAAAATAGCCAATCGAATGCTATTACCAATCACTAAAGAAACAGCAATCATCATCAGTATCGAAATAGTCCAAACAATGGTTTTGACCATGTCAGTTAGGGCGGTTAAGCGGGTAAACCAACTATCATCTAGCCGAACATCCTCAACGCCGTTTAGTTCAATAATTTGTGCCTGAACAGCATGCAATACGCTAGTTTGTTTAGCATCCTCTTTCGGGATGACTATTGCAACAGCGGGCAACGGATTTTCATCAAGTAAATCAATAGCATCATTAAATCCCGACCAAAGTTTAAACTCATCTAATGCTTCATCACGAGAAAGATAACTAATATTTTCGACCTCAGAATATAACTTTATTTTAGCCAATAGCTCATTCGTTTGCTCCGCTGTTAACGATTTATCTATATATACGGTTAAATTTGGCGTTGGGTACCATTGATGCGCTGCTTGGTTAGCATTTTTCCATAGTAAATAACTAATCGTTGGTAAAGTGATTGAAATAGCGATAACAATAATAGTCAATAATGAGGCTAGAATATGCTGACGAAAATCATTAAAAACATTTTGCCATGCATATTGAATTTGCCTTTTCCAGCGAGAAAAAAAAATATTATCGTCTGTTTGCTGATTTTTATTCCTACGCGCTAACATGACTATCTCCAATCAAGCGTCCTTGACTTAAGTTCAAAACTCGATGATGTTTGCGCCTAATTAATCCCATGTTATGCGTGGCCATTAACACGGTTACACCACTTTGATTAAATTCCTCAAATAATTTTAAGACATCTTTTGATAGTTTATCATCTAAATTACCTGTCGGTTCATCGGCAAGTAATATTCTTGGCTTATTAACAATCGCTCTGGCTATACCCACCCGCTGCTGCTCTCCACCAGATAATTGAATAGGATAAAATTTCATTTTATCAATTAGCCCAACTTTATCTAACGCCGCCGAAACTCGACGACGGATCTCTTCTATCGGTTTACCTAAAATAATAAGAGGAATAGCAACATTATCATATACTGAATGATCCATCAGCAATTGATGATCTTGAAAAATCATACCGATTTTACGGCGTAAAAATGGAATATCTTGTTTTCTTAACTGATTGACATCATGGCCGTTTAGCAGCACCCGTCCATCATTAGCACGATCCAGTCCGCAGATTAAACGTAGTAAAGTGCTTTTCCCCGCGCCAGAATGACCCGTTAGGAAAGCCATTTCGCCATCAGCAAGAGAAAAATTAATATTCTGTAAAGCAGGCTTGCCGCCAGAATATACTTTACTCACTCGGTCAAATCGAATCATGGATTTTCACTGTCACCTTTATCATCATCAAAAAGAGCATCAATAAAATCACTGGCAATAAAAGGCCTTAAATCGTCGATTTTTTCCCCAACACCAATATAACGAATAGGAATACCCAATTGATCTGCTATACTAAAAATAACACCACCTTTTGCTGTACCGTCTAACTTCGTTAGTGTTATCCCTGTTAATCCAACCACGTCATTAAATATCTTCGCTTGACTAATTGCATTTTGACCTGTGCTTGCATCAATCGTTAACATAATTTCATGAGGGGCATTATCATCTTGTTTTTTCAGAACACGAACTATTTTCTTTAGCTCATCCATTAAATGAGATTTATTTTGTAATCGCCCTGCGGTATCGGCAATTAATACATCTATTTTTCTTGACTTCGCCGCTTGTAAGGCATCAAATATTACGGAAGCAGAATCCGCATTAGTATGTTGGGCGATGACAGGAATATTATTACGCTCACCCCAGACTTGCAACTGCTCAACTGCTGCGGCTCTAAACGTATCTCCCGCAGCAAGCATGACCGACTTGCCTTCCTGTTGAAACTGCTTGGCTAATTTACCTATCGTCGTCGTCTTACCTACGCCGTTGACACCAACCATTAAAATAACAAAAGGCGTGTGCTTATTAAGATCTAATGGTTCGTCGACTTTAGTCAAAATATTTTCCATTTCTGCCTTAAGCAAACCATGTAAAGCGTCGGCATCTTTAAGCTGTTTCCGCGAAGCATGCTCAGTGAGCGAATGAATCATTTTCTGTGTCGTATCAACACCAACATCAGCAATTAACAGTTGCTCTTCTAGCTCTTCAAAAAGATCGCTATCAATTTTTCTACCTTTAAACAAAGATACAAAACCAGAACCAATATTTTGCTTGGTTTTAAATAATCCATTTTTTAAGCGAGCAAAAAAGCCCACTTTTTGTTGTTCTGTCATTTGAACAATAACTCCGATAATATCTTATTACTTATTAAAATTTGCTGTCTATTATTGACTAAAAATCAGCTTATAACAAACTACATTATATACACTTAGTCCTTTAATAGACAGTTTAGCCCAATCAAAACTGACTCAGCGCCTTATCATT
The genomic region above belongs to Orbaceae bacterium lpD02 and contains:
- the pyrH gene encoding UMP kinase; translation: MTKQTPYYKRVLLKLSGEALQGDEGFGIDASVLDRMALEIKELVEMGVEVAVVIGGGNLFRGAGLAKAGMNRVVGDHMGMLATVMNGLAMRDALHRIEINARLMSAIPLNGVCDDYRWTEAISLLKHGKVVILSAGTGNPFFTTDSAACLRGIEIEADVVLKATKVNGVYSADPIKDHNATLFKTLNYGKVLDDELKVMDLAAFTLARDHNLPICVFNMNKPGALKRVILGEPEGTLINNDVTISC
- the frr gene encoding ribosome recycling factor, encoding MMLNEIQKDAQDRMEKSLDAFQNHIGKIRTGRASPSLLDNIMVEYYGSATPLRQLANVVAEDSRTLAITVFDKSLTPAVEKSILASDLGLNPASTGTVIRVPLPPLTEERRRDLTKIVRSEAEQGRVSIRNVRRDANEQIKVLLKDKSISEDDERKAQDIIQKLTDSMIKKLDAVLADKEKELMEF
- the rpoH gene encoding RNA polymerase sigma factor RpoH; translation: MSNNIKIPSVALIPQGNIESYLRMINTYPMLSAEEEKALGEKLYYHDDVDAARQLILSHLRFVAHVARGYSGYGLPQADLIQEGNIGLMKAVRRFNPEMGVRLVSFAVHWIKAEIHEYVLKNWRIVKVATTKAQRKLFFNLRKSKQRLGWFSHDEVGIVADELGVTRKDVLEMESRMSAQDMSFDIDNDDDDNSIVAPALYLEDSSSDFSKSIENDNWENDATDKLHDALSQLDQRSQDIIKARWLDVDDSKSTLQELATKYNVSAERVRQLEKNALQKLRVAIEA
- the ftsX gene encoding permease-like cell division protein FtsX, with amino-acid sequence MLARRNKNQQTDDNIFFSRWKRQIQYAWQNVFNDFRQHILASLLTIIVIAISITLPTISYLLWKNANQAAHQWYPTPNLTVYIDKSLTAEQTNELLAKIKLYSEVENISYLSRDEALDEFKLWSGFNDAIDLLDENPLPAVAIVIPKEDAKQTSVLHAVQAQIIELNGVEDVRLDDSWFTRLTALTDMVKTIVWTISILMMIAVSLVIGNSIRLAIFARRQTIVVMQLIGATEGFILRPFLYSGIFNGFVSGVIALILSEIFIFQIDAIILNVSSIFGTIFKIEGLNWDEALFIALISTIIGWLSALVATKKYLNMAHIG
- the ftsE gene encoding cell division ATP-binding protein FtsE, with amino-acid sequence MIRFDRVSKVYSGGKPALQNINFSLADGEMAFLTGHSGAGKSTLLRLICGLDRANDGRVLLNGHDVNQLRKQDIPFLRRKIGMIFQDHQLLMDHSVYDNVAIPLIILGKPIEEIRRRVSAALDKVGLIDKMKFYPIQLSGGEQQRVGIARAIVNKPRILLADEPTGNLDDKLSKDVLKLFEEFNQSGVTVLMATHNMGLIRRKHHRVLNLSQGRLIGDSHVSA
- the ftsY gene encoding signal recognition particle-docking protein FtsY, with translation MTEQQKVGFFARLKNGLFKTKQNIGSGFVSLFKGRKIDSDLFEELEEQLLIADVGVDTTQKMIHSLTEHASRKQLKDADALHGLLKAEMENILTKVDEPLDLNKHTPFVILMVGVNGVGKTTTIGKLAKQFQQEGKSVMLAAGDTFRAAAVEQLQVWGERNNIPVIAQHTNADSASVIFDALQAAKSRKIDVLIADTAGRLQNKSHLMDELKKIVRVLKKQDDNAPHEIMLTIDASTGQNAISQAKIFNDVVGLTGITLTKLDGTAKGGVIFSIADQLGIPIRYIGVGEKIDDLRPFIASDFIDALFDDDKGDSENP